DNA from Longimicrobium sp.:
TGCCCTTCCAGCGCGTGCACCAGGTCGGCGAGGACGGCGGCCTGGGTGCTGGGGTTCAGGTTCAGCGCGAGCTTAAGGTCGAGCTGCCCGGTCTGCACGCCGAATGGCACGGTCGGGAGCACTACCGCGCGCGGCCCCCGCTCCCAAGCGCGGCGCGCGGCCTCGGCGGCGACGTGGTCGCACTGGATGATGTCGGTGGCGTACGGAAGGTGGTAGTTGTGGGGCTCGGTGGCGCCCCAGGGGAGCACCGCAACCGTGTACGGCGTGTGCTCCACCGTCTTCCAGATGGCTTCGGCGAGGATGTACGGGCGGCCGGGCATGCGTGGTTCTTGTGCGGGGTTCAGCGCGCGAAGATCGTGCGCGCGTCCTTGATCAGCGCATCGCAGCCGGCGGCGTCGGTGCGGACCATGGTGAAGCGGCTGCTGGCCGGATCGGGACGCAGGGGGAGGGTACGGGCGAACATCCGGTTGGATGCGCCCAGCGTGCGCTGCTCCAGCAGGCGCACCTCCACGTCGCCCTCGACCCGATCGTCGGACGTGCGGCGGCCGTGCAGGACCACGTGCGCGCGCTGGGCGACGAAGAAGCGCACCTGCCCCACGACGGGGAAGTGGGCGACGACCGTGGCTCCCGGAGCGCCGTCGCCGTCGCTGTCCACCACGCCGGGGGAGCGCGCGTCGTGCGGGAGCGCGCCGCCGGTGAGACGCGGATCGTAGCCCACGTGGTCCACGCCGGAATCCGCGGTGTAGCTGCGGTCCGGCGCATCGCCGCGCACGTCCGCTGGATACTCGCGCGGGGCGAGGGCGCGCACGAAGGCTGTCGGTACCGTCATCCTCAGGCGCGGGCTGTCGATGTCGACGTCGCATACACGCTGGCGCTGCAAGAGGCGGCCGGCGCGGCGCTCCACCTCGACGAGCAGAAGGGAGCGGGTGACGCTCCTTTGCGCGCCCATTATCGGCACGCGCGCGATGCTTCCCACGCGCAGCTCCATGGCGTAGCGCCCCTCCCAAACGTCCGCGCGGCGGGCGGAGGCGCAGAGGGGGAACGCGGCCAGCACGGTGAGCGCGCGGAGTTTTCGCAGTCGATTCGTCATCTTCCCAGTGCTACGGTTCCATCCCGCGGTCGGCGAGGAGCGCGCGCGCGGCCGCTTCGCCCGAGAGTACGCACAGCGGCACCCCGCCGCCCGGGTGCGCGCTCCCGGATGCAAGGTAGAGCCCGCGCACCCCCACGACCCGGTTGGGCGGGCGGCGAAAGGCGGCCAGCGGCGAGTTGGATGCCGCGCCGTAGATGCTGCCGCGGCTCCCCGGAAACTCGTTCGCGAGGTCGGTCGGCGTGCGCTCCCAGGCCAGATCGTCGTGCTCAGCGATGAGGCCCGCGGTGCGCAGCCGCTTCATCACGGTTTCGCGCAGGCGGGACCACGTTTCGGGCGCGCGGGGGCCGGCGGCGGGCTCGGCGGGGGCGTTGGCCATGACGAAGAGCGGTTCGTCACTGTCCCATCCGGAGCGGCCATGACACGCCTCCTGCGCGCAGAGGTAGACCGTCGGCTCGGAGGGGGGGATGCCGCGGTCGAAGATGTCCGTAAACTCGTTCATGTAAGTGCCCGGAAAGAGCACGGTGTGCGCGGCCCGCGCCTCCGCTCCCGAGCGCCGGCGGGCGCGCACGATGCCGACCCAGCCGGACATCGATGGCTCCGCCGGAGCGCGCCGAATGGTACCCTGTGGGAGGAGGTCGTCCAGCACGTGGGCGGCGTCCGCGTTCCCGACGACCGCGGCGGCGGGCCAGTGCCGTCCATCCGCCGTCTCCACCCCCTGCACACGCCCGCCGCTCGTGCGGATGCGCTCCACGCGCGCGCCCGTGTGGATGCGGGCTCCGGCGCGCTCGGCGACGCGGGCGAGGGCGCGGGCGACCTCGTACATCCCGCCCTCCACCCCGTATCCACCCATCGCGAGCTCCACGTGGGCGATGCAGTTGAGGGTGGCCGGGGCGCGGCGCGGGTCCGAGCCGTTGTAGGTCGCGTATCGCGCCAGCAGCCAGCGCAGATGCGGCGAGCGGACCCGCGCGCGGATCGCGCCCCACATCCTGCGCAACGGATCGATGCGCGGCAGCAGCGCCAGTGACGCAAGCCCTCCACGCGCCAGCGCCGCGGGGGTGGGCGCGGGGCCGTAGACGAAGTGCGGCGCGGCGGCGTCCCAGATGCGCGCGGAGTAGCGCAGGAAGCCGGCGAACTCGTCCGCCGCCTGTGCGCCGAGCGTGGATCGCACCGACTCGACCGTCTGTTCCGGCCGCACGAACACGTCGAGCGCCACTCCATCCGGGTACAGGTAGCGGAAAGCGGGCTTGGGCTCGCGCAACGTGATCTCTTCCCGAAGCGAGCTTCCAGCGACGCGAAAGACGGCGTCCAGCGCACCCGGCAGCGTGAGGACGCTGGGGCCCGTGTCCACCTCGATTCCCTCCACCACGCGCACGTTCAGCTTCCCGCCGACACGCGGGCCGGCCTCCAGCACGTCGACCGACAGGCCGCGCGCCGCCAGCCGCGTGGCCGCCGCCACCCCGCCGACGCCGGCGCCGATCACCACCACGTCAGCCATCGCCACCTCCGCGCCCGCCCAGAAGGCGTGCTCCGATCCCCTGCTCCGGCGACTTCACCCGCGGCGCAACCAGCGCGGGAAAGGCGCGCGCACTTCCGGCGAGCGCCGCATCGATGCGCGCCAGGCCGTCCTCGACGGCGCGCTCCACCCGCGCCACGGCCGCTCCGCCCGCCGGGATGGGCGCGCCGAGGTGGGCCCACGCGGCGGGCGCGGGCCGCTCTCCCCAGGCGTACTGGATGGCGATGGGGATGATGGACGCCTCCGGCACCATCCGCGCGAGGAGCGCGACGCCGCCCTGGAAGCAGAGCGGGCGGAGGTGCGCCGGCCGGTGGTGGCCCTGCGGGAAGATCCACACTGCGCGGCCCGGCCGGTCCAGCTTCGCCGCCGCATCCCTGAGCCCCGCGCGCGACGTGGCCGCACCCCGGCGGTCCAGCGGGAGCGCTCCCAGGCGTGCAAAGAAGGGGAGGCGGCGTACGCTTTCCGCGTCCATCAGCGCGTACCCTTCGGTGCCGAGCGCCTCGTCGAGCGCCACCACGAGGAACGAGTCCCACCAGCCCACGTGGTTCGCGGCGAGGATGACGGGGACGTGGCGGGCGGCTTCGCGTGCCTGTTCGAGGCCATCCACATAGAAGCCGTCGAGCCCGCGCGCTAGGCGCCGCCGCACGTACGGGCGCGTGAGGGCGAGGAACCAGGGGGAGCGGCTCATGCGGCCCCCTCCCCCCGACACCCTCCCCCGCCTGCGGGGGCGCAGGGCGGGTGAGGGGGAGAACTTCGCGTGCTACGCCGATGCCTCGTCCTCGGCGCCGCTCCGCCGCTCATACCGCACACGGACACCGGTAGGGGCAGACCTGCGTGTCTGCCCTCTCCTGCCCCCATCGGGATTCCCGCCCCTGCGCACCAAAACCTGGTAGGGGCAGCCCCACGTGGCTGCCCGTGCTCGCCCCGGCTCCGTGCCTCGCGTCGCCGCATCATCCCTCCAGCCTCGCCTCGCGCGACGCGTACCGCCGCCCGCGCCAGCGGATGTCGCCGCGGCGGCGCCAGCGAAAGGAGTTCACCGCGATCCCCATCGCCCCCAGCACCGCCAGCGGATGCAGCACGATGCCCTCGATCGGCTGCCGCAGGCGCAAAGCGAGCGCGATTCGGATCAGCACGTTCGCCGCGACGCCGGCGAGCGATGGCGCGAGGAGCGCGCGCGGACCCAGCACCGCCACCGCGAGCCCGACGTATGGGGCGACGAACACGATGCCGTAAAGCGCGATCACCCCCAGCACGCTGGCCGCCGTGCCGCCCACCCCCTCGGCCAGGTTCTTGGAGAATCCACGCCAGACCTCGCCCGAGCCACGATACATGCGGCAGCGCGCCATGAGGTGCCCGTCCGCGAAGACGACGCGGCCACCGGTCTGCTTGACGCGCCGGCAGAGCGCCATGTCGTCCACCACTTCGGCGCGCACGGAGGGCCAGCCGCCGGCTGCGTCGAGGGCAGCGCGGCGGATGGCGAGAAGCTGGCCGTTCGCCACCAGGAACCGCGGATCGCGCGAGCGCCAAACGAGCGGGAGCGGGAGCCATGCGACGTAGGTGAGGTGGAGGAGCGGGATGATCCAGCGCTCCGCCCACGTCCCCGTCACCTGTCGCGTGGCGGCGGTCACCACGTCGGCGCAGAAGTTGTCGAAGATGAAGCCGATCCGCGCCAGGCACTCGGGCGAGGCCTCCGTGTCGGCGTCGAGGAAGACGAGCACGTCGCCGGATGCCGCTTCCGCGAGCCGGTGGCACGCGTGCGGCTTTCCCACCCAGCCGGGCGGCAGCGGGACCCCTCGTACCAGCCGCACGCGCCCGTCCTCCGCCGCCAGGCGCGCGACGATTCCGGCGGTACCATCGGAAGAATCGTCGTCGTACACGATGACCTCGTCGGGCGGGTGCGTGCAGGCGAGGACGGCGAGGACGCAGCGCTCGATGGTCTCCGCCTCGTCGCGCGCGGGGATGAGGACGGAGACGCGGCCGGCGATGCGCCCATCCGCGCGTCCACGCGGCCAGACGGTGAGGTTGAAGAGGACGAGCGCGAGCACGAACAGCGGCGGCGCGGCTAGAAGGAGCCACGCGAGGATCACACTGCCCTCCCGCCGGCCAGAACGTGGCGAAGGAGCCTCGCCACGCGCCCGGAGCGCGGGCCGGTGAAGAGGGGGAGCCAGATGGAGTTCGGCCCATCCACCCGGTGCA
Protein-coding regions in this window:
- the crtI gene encoding phytoene desaturase family protein, encoding MADVVVIGAGVGGVAAATRLAARGLSVDVLEAGPRVGGKLNVRVVEGIEVDTGPSVLTLPGALDAVFRVAGSSLREEITLREPKPAFRYLYPDGVALDVFVRPEQTVESVRSTLGAQAADEFAGFLRYSARIWDAAAPHFVYGPAPTPAALARGGLASLALLPRIDPLRRMWGAIRARVRSPHLRWLLARYATYNGSDPRRAPATLNCIAHVELAMGGYGVEGGMYEVARALARVAERAGARIHTGARVERIRTSGGRVQGVETADGRHWPAAAVVGNADAAHVLDDLLPQGTIRRAPAEPSMSGWVGIVRARRRSGAEARAAHTVLFPGTYMNEFTDIFDRGIPPSEPTVYLCAQEACHGRSGWDSDEPLFVMANAPAEPAAGPRAPETWSRLRETVMKRLRTAGLIAEHDDLAWERTPTDLANEFPGSRGSIYGAASNSPLAAFRRPPNRVVGVRGLYLASGSAHPGGGVPLCVLSGEAAARALLADRGMEP
- a CDS encoding lysophospholipid acyltransferase family protein; this translates as MSRSPWFLALTRPYVRRRLARGLDGFYVDGLEQAREAARHVPVILAANHVGWWDSFLVVALDEALGTEGYALMDAESVRRLPFFARLGALPLDRRGAATSRAGLRDAAAKLDRPGRAVWIFPQGHHRPAHLRPLCFQGGVALLARMVPEASIIPIAIQYAWGERPAPAAWAHLGAPIPAGGAAVARVERAVEDGLARIDAALAGSARAFPALVAPRVKSPEQGIGARLLGGRGGGDG
- a CDS encoding glycosyltransferase family 2 protein, giving the protein MILAWLLLAAPPLFVLALVLFNLTVWPRGRADGRIAGRVSVLIPARDEAETIERCVLAVLACTHPPDEVIVYDDDSSDGTAGIVARLAAEDGRVRLVRGVPLPPGWVGKPHACHRLAEAASGDVLVFLDADTEASPECLARIGFIFDNFCADVVTAATRQVTGTWAERWIIPLLHLTYVAWLPLPLVWRSRDPRFLVANGQLLAIRRAALDAAGGWPSVRAEVVDDMALCRRVKQTGGRVVFADGHLMARCRMYRGSGEVWRGFSKNLAEGVGGTAASVLGVIALYGIVFVAPYVGLAVAVLGPRALLAPSLAGVAANVLIRIALALRLRQPIEGIVLHPLAVLGAMGIAVNSFRWRRRGDIRWRGRRYASREARLEG